A DNA window from Maribellus comscasis contains the following coding sequences:
- a CDS encoding glycosyltransferase family 4 protein: MKIGFDAKRAFLNSSGLGNYSRNTLNALHQYYPDNHYILFTPEIKKKLFHHYEKFDVISPDSPTSKIFKSLWRSFSVSGYLNKRELDVFHGLSNELPAGIHKTSVPSVVTIHDLIFLRFPEFYKPIDRNIYYRKVKYACAASTKIHAISKQTKADIVNYFHIDPEKIEVVYQSVSPKFFKIQNTGELLKKYELPEKFILSVGTIEHRKNQLAILKAIRSSEIKTTVVFVGTPTIYSAELLKFISENKLENQVKFLSNIPKKDLAGLYQMATLSIYISFFEGFGLPVIESMASGCPVITSNVSCLPETAGDAAILCDPKNIEEIGAALTKLIENKKEREKYIAKGHEWAKHFHPACFSEKMISLYSQVLS; the protein is encoded by the coding sequence ATGAAAATCGGTTTTGATGCAAAACGCGCCTTTTTAAACTCATCGGGTTTAGGAAATTACAGTCGTAATACTTTAAACGCGCTACATCAGTATTATCCCGACAATCATTATATACTGTTCACTCCTGAAATTAAAAAAAAGCTTTTTCATCATTACGAAAAATTTGATGTTATTTCTCCCGACAGTCCTACTTCAAAAATTTTTAAATCGCTGTGGCGAAGCTTTTCGGTTAGCGGTTATTTAAATAAACGAGAGCTCGATGTTTTTCATGGTTTAAGCAATGAGCTTCCCGCCGGTATTCATAAAACAAGTGTGCCATCGGTAGTAACTATCCATGACCTTATTTTTTTGCGGTTCCCCGAATTTTATAAACCTATCGACCGAAATATTTATTACCGGAAAGTAAAATATGCCTGTGCTGCGTCTACAAAAATCCATGCCATCAGCAAACAAACCAAAGCAGACATAGTAAACTATTTCCATATAGATCCCGAAAAAATTGAAGTCGTTTATCAGTCTGTCTCACCAAAGTTTTTTAAAATTCAAAACACAGGAGAGCTGCTAAAAAAATATGAGCTCCCCGAAAAATTTATTCTTTCAGTGGGAACAATTGAGCACCGGAAAAATCAATTGGCAATATTGAAAGCCATTCGTTCATCCGAAATAAAAACGACCGTTGTTTTTGTTGGAACACCTACCATTTACAGTGCTGAACTTTTAAAATTCATTTCGGAGAATAAACTGGAAAATCAGGTAAAATTTTTGAGTAATATCCCAAAAAAAGATTTGGCAGGTTTGTATCAAATGGCAACCTTATCCATTTATATTTCCTTTTTCGAAGGGTTTGGATTACCTGTGATTGAATCAATGGCCAGCGGATGCCCGGTTATCACATCGAATGTATCCTGTTTGCCGGAAACAGCAGGTGATGCGGCGATTTTATGCGATCCCAAAAATATTGAAGAGATTGGTGCCGCTTTAACAAAATTGATAGAAAACAAAAAAGAACGGGAAAAATATATTGCCAAAGGTCATGAATGGGCTAAACATTTTCATCCTGCCTGTTTTTCAGAAAAAATGATTTCTTTGTACTCCCAAGTTTTATCGTAA
- the lysA gene encoding diaminopimelate decarboxylase: MAEKKLPFSKEQIEKIIETHPTPFHIYDEKAIRENARNFLNAFSWNEGFKEYFAIKAAPNPYLMKILREEGFGIDCSSIAELELAKRVGMRGEEIILTSNDTPAYEFQLASDLGAIINLDDISHIAFLEKHVGLPDTISMRYNPGDLKQGNLIIGHPEDAKYGFTHEQIIEGYKILKSKAVKHFGIHTMVASNELDPDYFIETAEILFKLIIEVSEKTGVKIEFANLGGGIGIPYKPEQKPVNLEYVSAGIQKLYQKMIVGNGLAPLKLLFESGRAITGPYGYLVTKVRHIKKTYKQFAGMDACMVNLMRPAMYGAYHHITVLGKENEALTEKYDVTGSLCENNDKFAIDRMLPKVETDDIMVIHDAGAHGHAMGFNYNGKLKSAELLLRENGEIVPIRRAETVEDYFATLDFDGLKDFSV, translated from the coding sequence ATGGCAGAAAAAAAACTACCGTTTTCAAAAGAACAAATAGAAAAAATTATTGAGACGCACCCCACACCATTTCATATTTACGATGAAAAAGCAATTCGGGAAAATGCGCGTAATTTTCTAAATGCATTTTCATGGAATGAAGGATTTAAGGAATATTTTGCCATAAAAGCTGCTCCAAATCCTTATCTGATGAAAATTTTACGTGAAGAAGGATTTGGTATTGATTGCAGTTCAATTGCCGAATTGGAACTTGCTAAACGGGTTGGTATGCGCGGCGAGGAAATTATTCTCACTTCAAATGACACACCGGCCTATGAATTTCAACTGGCAAGTGATCTGGGAGCGATTATTAATCTCGACGATATTTCCCACATTGCTTTTCTTGAAAAACATGTTGGATTGCCTGATACAATCAGCATGCGATACAATCCCGGCGACTTAAAACAAGGGAACCTGATTATTGGCCACCCAGAGGATGCCAAATACGGTTTTACGCATGAACAAATCATCGAAGGATATAAAATTCTGAAATCAAAAGCAGTAAAACATTTTGGTATCCACACCATGGTTGCATCCAACGAACTAGACCCTGATTATTTTATTGAAACTGCTGAAATTCTTTTCAAACTGATTATTGAAGTTTCGGAAAAAACAGGTGTTAAAATTGAATTTGCCAATTTAGGTGGTGGCATCGGAATACCCTACAAACCAGAACAAAAACCGGTAAATCTGGAATATGTAAGTGCCGGAATTCAGAAATTATATCAAAAAATGATTGTTGGAAACGGATTGGCACCGCTAAAACTTCTTTTTGAATCGGGTCGTGCAATTACAGGGCCTTACGGATATTTGGTAACCAAAGTCCGCCACATTAAAAAAACCTATAAACAATTTGCCGGCATGGACGCCTGTATGGTAAACCTGATGCGTCCGGCTATGTACGGGGCTTACCACCACATTACTGTTTTAGGGAAAGAAAACGAAGCGCTTACTGAAAAATATGATGTCACTGGTTCATTGTGTGAAAATAACGACAAATTTGCTATCGACAGAATGTTGCCCAAAGTTGAAACTGACGATATTATGGTAATTCACGATGCAGGTGCTCACGGACACGCAATGGGATTTAATTACAACGGAAAATTAAAATCAGCTGAACTATTGTTGCGTGAAAACGGAGAAATTGTTCCGATTAGAAGAGCCGAAACAGTGGAAGATTATTTTGCTACGCTTGATTTTGACGGATTAAAAGATTTTTCAGTATAA
- a CDS encoding L-threonylcarbamoyladenylate synthase → MMHNDLKKALEVLKSGGIILYPTDTIWGIGCDATNPEAVTRIYNIKKREDSKSMLVLMENPALLDRYVDDVPEIAWDLVEITTTPLTVIYPNAKNLASNLIAEDGSIGIRFTKEKFTSQLLQRFRRPLVSTSANISGKKSPAFFDEISEEIKEQVDYIVEYRQDDTTPSQPSSIIKLGPGGRIDIIRK, encoded by the coding sequence ATGATGCACAACGACTTAAAAAAAGCATTGGAAGTTTTAAAAAGCGGAGGTATAATTTTGTATCCTACCGATACCATTTGGGGCATTGGCTGCGATGCTACAAACCCGGAAGCAGTAACTCGAATCTACAACATAAAAAAAAGAGAAGACTCAAAAAGCATGTTGGTTTTGATGGAAAATCCTGCGCTACTCGACCGTTATGTTGACGATGTTCCGGAAATTGCGTGGGATTTGGTTGAAATTACAACTACTCCTTTAACCGTTATTTATCCAAATGCAAAAAATCTCGCTTCAAATTTAATTGCAGAAGACGGAAGCATCGGGATTCGTTTTACAAAGGAGAAATTTACTTCGCAACTTTTGCAACGGTTCCGACGACCTTTAGTTTCTACATCGGCAAATATAAGTGGTAAAAAATCGCCGGCATTTTTTGATGAGATTTCTGAAGAAATTAAAGAGCAGGTCGATTACATTGTCGAATACCGGCAGGACGATACCACTCCGTCACAACCCTCAAGTATTATCAAACTTGGCCCGGGAGGAAGAATTGATATTATCAGAAAATAA
- a CDS encoding CocE/NonD family hydrolase: MKRILFLLFIVSTIVSKAEDKDSIWVRNNYTKKEVYITMRDGVRLFTSIYAPKDMKEKHPVLITRTPYSCRPYGKDKFSSFWNNYKMEYLKEGYIMVTQDVRGRWMSEGEYADVRPFVPNKKGNEIDEASDTYDTVDWLIKNIQNNNGNVGVFGISYPGFYSTMAAASNHPAIKAVSPQAPVTNWFIGDDFHHNGAFFLMDAFSFYTSVGWGFGAPRPKPTTEGPKSVGFPVKDNYKFYLEQENLKNLTKLTGDTIKFWSEMMEHPNYDEWWQARDARNATVELKPAMLWVGGLFDAEDCWGAWNAYLAAEKNNPGKAFNKIVEGPWFHGQWARGKGANHGNIVFGSNTSEYYQQEFEIPFFNYYLKGKGDVSQIAEANVYITGADEWKQFEQWPPAKKEDKTMYLQANGKLTKTKPAGTKSFSEYVSDPTKPVPYEEHIHISRTREYMSNDQRFAARRPDVLVFQTDTLTEDVTVTGSVTADILTSISTTDADFVVKIIDVFPDYFSYPDSIKSTENNYPMGGYQMLLRGEVFRGRYRNSFENPTAFTPEKIEKVKFELPPIAHSFKKGHRIMVQIQSSWFPLVDRNPQQFVDIYHCDESDFVRSDIKIFHDTQNASKIILPVLNE, translated from the coding sequence ATGAAACGTATTCTCTTTCTGTTATTTATTGTTTCAACAATTGTATCAAAAGCCGAAGATAAAGATTCAATATGGGTTAGAAACAACTACACAAAAAAGGAAGTTTATATCACCATGCGCGACGGAGTCCGGCTGTTTACCTCCATTTACGCTCCGAAAGATATGAAAGAAAAGCACCCCGTTTTAATCACCAGAACGCCATATTCCTGCCGGCCGTATGGGAAAGATAAATTTTCATCTTTCTGGAATAACTATAAAATGGAATATTTAAAAGAAGGTTATATCATGGTTACGCAGGATGTAAGGGGCAGATGGATGAGTGAAGGAGAATATGCGGATGTGCGGCCATTTGTTCCAAATAAAAAGGGAAACGAAATCGATGAGGCCAGTGATACATACGACACCGTAGACTGGTTGATTAAAAATATTCAAAACAATAATGGGAATGTTGGTGTATTTGGAATTTCTTACCCCGGATTTTATTCCACGATGGCGGCAGCAAGCAATCATCCTGCTATAAAAGCGGTAAGTCCGCAGGCGCCGGTAACCAACTGGTTTATCGGCGATGATTTTCACCATAACGGAGCCTTTTTCCTGATGGATGCTTTTTCATTCTACACTTCTGTCGGCTGGGGTTTTGGAGCACCGCGCCCAAAACCAACTACCGAAGGCCCAAAATCGGTGGGGTTTCCGGTAAAGGACAATTACAAATTTTATCTCGAACAGGAGAACTTAAAAAACCTCACAAAATTAACCGGCGATACCATCAAATTCTGGAGCGAAATGATGGAACACCCCAATTACGATGAATGGTGGCAGGCACGCGACGCAAGAAATGCAACCGTTGAGTTAAAACCGGCAATGCTTTGGGTTGGTGGTTTATTTGATGCAGAAGATTGCTGGGGCGCCTGGAATGCATATTTGGCGGCGGAGAAAAATAACCCGGGAAAAGCATTCAATAAAATTGTGGAAGGCCCCTGGTTTCACGGACAATGGGCACGGGGGAAAGGAGCAAACCATGGTAACATTGTGTTTGGCTCAAATACAAGTGAATATTATCAGCAGGAATTTGAGATACCGTTTTTTAATTACTACCTAAAAGGGAAAGGTGACGTTTCTCAAATCGCGGAAGCCAATGTATACATCACAGGAGCAGATGAATGGAAACAATTCGAACAGTGGCCACCGGCGAAAAAAGAAGATAAAACCATGTATCTCCAGGCAAACGGGAAATTAACAAAAACAAAACCTGCCGGAACTAAGAGTTTTTCTGAATACGTAAGCGATCCGACGAAACCAGTTCCTTATGAAGAGCATATCCATATCTCCAGAACCCGCGAATATATGTCGAACGACCAGCGTTTTGCTGCACGCCGTCCGGATGTTCTGGTTTTTCAAACCGATACATTAACAGAAGATGTTACTGTTACTGGCAGCGTAACAGCAGATATTCTTACAAGCATTTCAACCACTGATGCTGATTTTGTGGTGAAAATAATTGACGTTTTCCCGGATTATTTTAGTTATCCCGACAGTATTAAAAGCACAGAAAACAATTACCCGATGGGCGGCTATCAGATGCTGTTGCGTGGTGAGGTTTTTCGTGGCCGGTACAGAAACAGTTTTGAAAATCCAACAGCCTTTACGCCAGAAAAAATCGAAAAAGTTAAATTCGAGTTGCCACCGATAGCGCACTCTTTCAAAAAAGGCCACCGGATTATGGTACAAATTCAAAGCAGCTGGTTTCCGCTGGTTGACCGAAACCCGCAACAGTTTGTAGATATTTATCATTGCGATGAATCAGATTTTGTAAGAAGTGATATCAAAATTTTCCACGACACCCAAAATGCATCAAAAATTATTTTGCCGGTATTGAATGAATAA
- a CDS encoding amidohydrolase family protein, producing the protein MKTTLKKIVYAFLLLGFGYSTFAQVPSPASEQDHGIVLIGATAHIGTGDVIKNSAIAFNNGKIAFVGKADKLGNQFSGYEKIDVAGKEVYPGLIIMQSQLGLAEIGGVRATLDNNETGELNPSVRSCVAYNTDSEIIPVTRSNGVLLAQVIPQGGMICGLSSVMNLDAWNYEDALYKTDEGMWLNWPSYYSRRGYGSNRTLQENKSYADEVKKLEKIFSDAKVYKGTPANSKLTAMQGIFDGSTILYIQADYVKTIIESISFAKKMGVRKIVLAGADEDALMVKDFLKENEISVIVAQIHRLPKRKDSYTKAPYEMAARFKEAGILAALTYDNTSNSANLPFVAGTGVAYGLTKEEALQTVTLNPAKILGIEDRAGTLEVGKDAHVVVSDGDLLDMRTNKVTLAFINGRNIDLDNKHKKLYKKFATKYGQEITE; encoded by the coding sequence ATGAAAACGACATTAAAAAAAATAGTATACGCATTTTTATTACTGGGTTTTGGTTATTCAACTTTTGCCCAGGTTCCGTCACCGGCTTCGGAGCAGGATCACGGAATTGTTCTGATTGGAGCAACTGCACATATCGGAACGGGTGACGTAATCAAAAATTCAGCCATTGCATTTAATAATGGGAAAATAGCTTTTGTTGGAAAAGCTGATAAATTGGGGAATCAGTTTTCCGGTTATGAAAAAATAGATGTTGCCGGGAAAGAGGTTTATCCGGGTTTAATTATTATGCAATCGCAGTTGGGATTAGCCGAAATCGGAGGAGTTCGTGCAACATTGGATAATAACGAAACAGGAGAATTAAATCCCAGTGTCCGCTCCTGTGTGGCGTATAACACCGATTCTGAAATAATTCCGGTGACCCGTTCAAATGGCGTTCTTTTGGCACAGGTGATTCCTCAGGGAGGAATGATTTGTGGATTATCGTCTGTAATGAACCTTGATGCCTGGAATTATGAAGATGCTTTATACAAAACCGATGAAGGAATGTGGCTCAACTGGCCTTCATATTATTCCAGAAGAGGCTACGGAAGTAACCGGACTTTGCAGGAAAATAAATCATATGCTGATGAAGTTAAAAAGCTGGAGAAGATTTTTAGTGATGCAAAAGTATACAAAGGTACACCTGCCAATTCGAAACTGACAGCTATGCAGGGGATTTTTGACGGTTCAACCATTCTGTATATTCAGGCCGACTATGTAAAGACAATTATTGAAAGCATCAGTTTTGCAAAAAAAATGGGTGTGAGAAAAATTGTTTTGGCAGGAGCCGATGAGGATGCCCTGATGGTAAAAGATTTTTTGAAAGAAAATGAAATTTCGGTGATTGTCGCTCAAATTCACCGTTTACCCAAACGAAAAGATTCTTACACGAAAGCTCCTTACGAAATGGCGGCCAGGTTTAAAGAGGCTGGTATTTTAGCTGCCTTAACTTACGATAATACAAGTAACAGTGCAAATTTGCCGTTTGTTGCAGGAACAGGTGTAGCTTACGGATTAACAAAAGAAGAGGCCCTGCAAACGGTTACTTTGAATCCGGCCAAAATACTTGGGATTGAAGATCGTGCAGGGACATTGGAAGTGGGGAAAGATGCTCATGTTGTGGTTTCCGATGGCGATTTACTCGATATGAGAACCAACAAAGTTACCCTGGCATTTATTAATGGCCGGAATATAGATTTGGACAACAAGCACAAAAAATTGTACAAAAAATTTGCAACAAAATACGGTCAGGAAATTACAGAGTAA
- a CDS encoding LL-diaminopimelate aminotransferase, with translation MAIINENYLKLQAGYLFPEIGRRVSEFIEANPDKKVIKMGIGDVTQPLVPSVVKAFHEGVEEMAKAETFKGYGPEQGYAFLREAIAENSYKTRGIDISANDIFVSDGSKCDTGNIQEIFGNENKIAICDPVYPVYADTTVMAGKTGVCQTNGYYDGIIYMPCTKENGFIPELPTEIPDLIFLCYPNNPTGTVASKEELKKWVDFAIANKSIILYDAAYESFIQDDEIPHSIYEIEGAKKVAIEFRSFSKTAGFTGTRCAYTVIPEELVAYDAEGKAHPVKPLWNRRQSTKFNGVSYPVQKAAASIFTEEGKNEVKKVIAYYMENARIMRESLQDAGYEVFGGENAPYVWVKTKNNTKSWDFFDKVLNEANVVGTPGSGFGPSGEGYFRFSAFADRENVLEAMERIKNLS, from the coding sequence ATGGCAATTATTAATGAAAACTACCTTAAACTGCAGGCAGGTTATTTATTCCCTGAAATTGGAAGACGAGTAAGTGAATTTATTGAAGCAAATCCGGATAAAAAAGTCATTAAAATGGGTATTGGTGATGTTACCCAACCTTTGGTTCCATCAGTTGTAAAGGCATTTCATGAGGGTGTGGAAGAAATGGCAAAAGCTGAAACCTTTAAAGGCTATGGCCCGGAACAAGGCTACGCTTTTTTGCGAGAGGCGATTGCTGAAAATTCATACAAAACAAGAGGAATTGATATTTCTGCCAACGACATTTTTGTTTCAGATGGTTCAAAATGTGATACCGGAAATATTCAGGAGATTTTTGGAAATGAGAATAAAATTGCGATTTGTGACCCGGTTTACCCGGTATATGCCGACACAACTGTGATGGCAGGGAAGACCGGTGTTTGCCAGACCAATGGTTATTACGACGGAATAATTTACATGCCTTGTACAAAAGAAAATGGGTTTATTCCTGAACTTCCAACTGAAATCCCGGATTTAATCTTCTTGTGTTATCCGAATAATCCAACCGGAACAGTGGCTTCAAAAGAAGAGTTAAAAAAATGGGTAGACTTCGCTATCGCAAACAAAAGTATCATATTGTATGATGCAGCCTACGAATCATTTATTCAGGATGATGAAATTCCGCACTCTATTTATGAAATTGAAGGTGCCAAAAAGGTAGCTATCGAATTTCGAAGTTTCTCAAAAACCGCCGGATTTACAGGGACACGCTGTGCGTATACTGTAATCCCGGAAGAACTGGTTGCTTACGATGCCGAAGGGAAGGCACACCCTGTAAAACCGTTGTGGAACCGTCGGCAGTCGACAAAATTCAATGGCGTTTCTTATCCGGTTCAGAAAGCTGCTGCCTCTATTTTTACTGAAGAAGGTAAAAATGAAGTAAAGAAGGTAATTGCCTATTATATGGAGAATGCCCGCATTATGAGAGAGAGTTTACAGGATGCTGGCTATGAGGTTTTTGGAGGTGAAAATGCACCGTATGTTTGGGTGAAAACAAAAAACAATACCAAATCATGGGATTTCTTTGACAAAGTTTTGAATGAAGCCAATGTTGTAGGAACTCCGGGTTCTGGTTTTGGCCCTTCGGGTGAAGGATACTTCCGCTTTTCTGCTTTTGCTGATCGTGAAAACGTTCTGGAAGCAATGGAACGAATTAAAAATTTAAGCTAA
- the dapF gene encoding diaminopimelate epimerase, producing MQNFFVKSHGLGNDYIVLNQYEISFELTKKAIQKICDVHYGIGSDGILLKVPSFNANFGLRILNPDGSEAEKSGNGLRIFAKYLFDNKFSRDKMFTIETPGGLVRAEIVEEENGKAKTIKVDMGKAIFNSKKIPVDCENEECLDETLNLEYKDYTINCVSVGNPHCVILKDELDEKEIKEFGSQIEHHPMFPNRINVQFAKIISPTQVEILIWERGAGWTLASGSSSCAVASIVAKKGLTEKKLEVKMPGGILKIEIDDLWNLKMTGEVREIASGILSNELIADL from the coding sequence ATGCAAAATTTCTTTGTTAAATCCCATGGTTTGGGAAACGATTATATAGTTTTAAATCAGTACGAGATAAGCTTTGAATTAACAAAAAAAGCCATCCAAAAAATATGTGATGTCCATTACGGAATTGGTTCCGATGGTATTTTACTAAAGGTTCCGAGTTTCAATGCGAATTTTGGCTTGCGAATTTTAAATCCTGACGGTTCGGAAGCAGAAAAAAGTGGAAACGGACTTCGCATTTTTGCCAAATATCTTTTCGATAATAAATTCTCGCGCGACAAAATGTTTACCATCGAAACCCCCGGAGGACTGGTTCGCGCAGAAATTGTGGAAGAAGAAAACGGAAAAGCAAAAACCATAAAAGTAGATATGGGGAAAGCCATCTTTAACTCGAAAAAAATTCCTGTAGATTGTGAAAATGAAGAATGTTTGGACGAAACTTTGAACCTGGAGTATAAAGATTATACAATCAATTGTGTTTCGGTTGGCAATCCGCATTGTGTTATTTTAAAAGATGAACTGGATGAAAAAGAAATCAAGGAGTTTGGTTCTCAGATTGAGCACCATCCGATGTTTCCAAACCGGATCAATGTACAGTTTGCCAAAATAATTTCTCCAACCCAGGTTGAGATTTTAATTTGGGAACGCGGTGCCGGCTGGACACTGGCCTCAGGGAGTTCGTCCTGTGCCGTTGCATCGATTGTTGCTAAAAAAGGATTAACAGAAAAAAAGCTGGAGGTAAAAATGCCGGGAGGTATTCTGAAAATTGAAATTGATGATCTCTGGAACCTCAAGATGACAGGCGAAGTAAGAGAAATTGCATCCGGAATCCTGAGCAATGAACTCATTGCCGATTTGTAA
- a CDS encoding pyridoxal phosphate-dependent aminotransferase, with the protein MPTVSDRGKIMPDSPIRKLGPLAEKAKAKGIKVYHLNIGQPDLPTPPEALAAIKNIDRTILEYTPSEGILSFRKKLVKYYQKFDIDVSVEDIIITSGGSEAVTFAFMSCLDPGDEIIVPEPAYANYEAFAIVAGAEIKSIAAKIEEGFSLPPVEEFEKLITPKTKGIMICNPNNPTGYLYTREEMNKIRDLVKKYDLYLFSDEVYREFCYTGAPYISAFHLEGIEQNVVLVDSVSKRYSECGLRIGALITKNEAVKKNVMKFCQARLSPPLIGQIAAEASLDADPDYMLNNYNEYVNRRKFLIDGLNRIDGVYSPIPMGAFYTVARLPVDNSDKFCAWLLSDFEYEGQTVMMAPASGFYTAANQGIDEVRIAYVLNKKDLAVCLKILEEALKVYPGSKVRQKAFSKENN; encoded by the coding sequence ATGCCGACAGTTTCAGACAGGGGAAAGATAATGCCCGACTCACCAATTCGGAAGTTGGGCCCGCTTGCCGAAAAGGCCAAAGCGAAAGGGATAAAGGTATATCATTTAAACATCGGACAACCCGATTTACCTACTCCTCCTGAAGCGCTCGCGGCAATTAAAAATATTGACAGAACCATCCTTGAATACACGCCCAGCGAGGGTATTCTTTCGTTCAGGAAAAAATTGGTCAAATATTACCAGAAATTTGACATTGATGTTTCGGTTGAAGATATCATTATAACATCGGGAGGCAGCGAAGCGGTTACTTTTGCTTTTATGAGTTGCCTTGATCCGGGTGATGAAATTATTGTTCCGGAACCTGCCTATGCCAACTACGAAGCTTTTGCGATTGTAGCCGGTGCTGAGATTAAATCGATTGCTGCCAAAATAGAGGAAGGGTTTTCTCTTCCGCCAGTTGAAGAATTTGAAAAACTCATCACCCCGAAAACCAAGGGGATTATGATTTGTAACCCAAACAACCCAACCGGCTATTTATATACACGTGAAGAAATGAATAAAATTCGCGACCTGGTGAAAAAATACGATTTGTATCTTTTTTCCGATGAAGTTTACCGCGAATTTTGTTATACCGGTGCTCCGTATATTTCTGCTTTTCATTTGGAAGGAATTGAGCAAAATGTTGTACTTGTGGACTCTGTTTCAAAACGGTACAGTGAGTGTGGTCTTCGAATCGGAGCTTTAATCACCAAAAATGAGGCGGTGAAAAAAAATGTGATGAAATTTTGCCAGGCACGTTTGAGTCCGCCACTTATCGGGCAAATTGCCGCAGAGGCCTCACTGGATGCAGATCCGGACTACATGCTTAATAATTACAATGAATATGTAAACCGCAGAAAATTTCTCATCGACGGATTAAACCGGATTGACGGTGTTTATTCACCTATTCCGATGGGAGCTTTTTATACAGTGGCGCGTCTGCCGGTAGATAACTCAGATAAATTCTGCGCCTGGTTGCTCTCCGATTTTGAATATGAAGGGCAAACCGTTATGATGGCGCCTGCATCAGGTTTTTATACCGCAGCCAATCAGGGAATTGATGAAGTAAGAATTGCTTATGTGCTGAATAAAAAAGACCTGGCTGTTTGTTTAAAAATTCTGGAAGAAGCATTAAAAGTTTACCCCGGAAGTAAAGTCAGACAAAAAGCTTTTAGTAAAGAAAATAACTAA